In the Arachis ipaensis cultivar K30076 chromosome B10, Araip1.1, whole genome shotgun sequence genome, one interval contains:
- the LOC107622431 gene encoding polyadenylate-binding protein 8, with protein MAQVQVQPQNAMAGPNGGAAGGAGGNQFVTTSLYVGDLDPTVTESQLYDLFNQLGQVVSVRVCTDLTSRRSLGYGYVNYSNPQDAARALDVLNFTPLNNKPIRIMYSHRDPSIRKSGAGNIFIKNLDKAIDHKALHDTFSSFGNILSCKVATDSSGQSKGYGFVQFDSEEAAQKAIEKLNGMLLNDKQVYVGPFLRKQERESATDKAKFNNVFVKNLSESTTDDDLNKVFGEFGTITSAVVMRDGDGKSKCFGFVNFENPEDAARAVEALNGKKFDDKEWYVGKAQKKSEREHELKQKFEQSMKEAADKYQGANLYIKNLDDTIGDDKLKELFSPFGTITSCKVMRDPNGISRGSGFVAFSTPEEASRALLEMNGKMVVSKPLYVTLAQRKEDRRARLQAQFAQMRPIAMGPTVGPRVPMYPPGGPGIGQQIFYGQGPPAIIPSQPGFGYQQQLVPGMRPGGAPVPNFFVPMVQQGQQGQRPGGRRAGGVQQSQHPVPMMSPQMLPRGRMYRYPPAGRVPDVPMPGVAGGMFSVPYDVAGMPMRDATISQQIPIGALATALANASPEQQRTMLGENLYPLVEQLEPDNAAKVTGMLLEMDQTEVLHLLESPEALKAKVAEAMDVLRNVAQQQQTGGAADQLASLSLNDNLVS; from the exons aTGGCTCAGGTTCAAGTTCAGCCTCAGAATGCGATGGCGGGTCCCAACGGAGGAGCAGCTGGTGGTGCTGGTGGAAACCAGTTCGTGACGACGTCGCTTTACGTTGGGGATCTGGACCCGACCGTGACTGAGTCGCAGTTATATGACCTATTCAACCAATTGGGTCAGGTTGTGTCCGTTAGGGTTTGCACCGACCTCACTAGCCGCAGATCGCTCGGTTACGGTTATGTCAATTACAGCAACCCGCAAGATG CTGCCAGAGCACTGGATGTTCTGAACTTCACTCCTCTGAATAACAAGCCTATCCGCATTATGTATTCACATCGTGATCCCAGTATTCGTAAAAGTGGTGCTGGAAACATATTTATCAAG AATTTGGACAAGGCAATTGACCACAAGGCATTGCATGATACATTTTCTTCCTTTGGGAATATCCTTTCTTGCAAGGTTGCTACAGACTCATCTGGTCAGTCAAAAGGGTATGGGTTTGTGCAATTCGATAGCGAAGAAGCTGCTCAGAAAGCCATAGAAAAGCTGAATGGCATGCTGTTGAACGATAAGCAAGTGTATGTGGGACCCTTCCTTCGCaagcaagagagagaaagtgCCACTGACAAGGCAAAATTTAACAATGTGTTTGTGAAGAACCTATCTGAGTCAACCACGGATGATGATTTGAACAAGGTTTTTGGTGAATTTGGGACCATTACCAGTGCTGTTGTGATGAGGGATGGTGATGGAAAGTCCAAGTGCTTTGGATTTGTTAACTTTGAGAATCCTGAAGATGCTGCTAGGGCTGTTGAAGCACTTAATGGCAAAAAATTTGATGACAAAGAATGGTATGTTGGAAAAGCACAAAAGAAATCTGAAAGGGAGCATGAGTTAAAACAAAAATTTGAGCAGAGCATGAAAGAAGCTGCTGACAAATACCAAGGGGCAAACTTGTACATCAAAAACTTAGATGATACCATTGGAGATGATAAACTTAAGGAGCTGTTCTCCCCATTTGGCACTATTACCTCTTGCAAG GTTATGAGGGACCCTAATGGAATCAGTCGAGGATCAGGGTTTGTTGCATTCTCAACTCCTGAGGAGGCCTCTAGAGCT CTCTTGGAGATGAATGGCAAAATGGTGGTAAGCAAACCCCTCTATGTGACTCTTGCCCAGCGGAAGGAAGATAGAAGAGCTAGATTGCAG GCTCAGTTTGCTCAAATGCGGCCCATTGCGATGGGACCCACTGTTGGTCCTCGGGTGCCAATGTATCCCCCTGGTGGTCCAGGTATTGGTCAACAAATATTTTATGGTCAAGGCCCTCCTGCTATCATTCCTTCCCAG CCTGGGTTTGGTTATCAACAACAACTTGTGCCTGGTATGAGGCCTGGCGGGGCTCCTGTTCCAAATTTCTTTGTGCCAATGGTTCAGCAAGGACAGCAAGGGCAGCGTCCTGGTGGAAGACGTGCAGGTGGAGTCCAGCAGTCCCAGCATCCAGTTCCAATGATGTCACCTCAG ATGCTTCCTAGGGGACGTATGTATCGTTATCCACCCGCTGGTAGGGTTCCTGATGTTCCCATGCCTGGTGTTGCTGGAGGCATGTTTTCTGTTCCGTATGATGTGGCCGGGATGCCTATGCGTGATGCAACAATCTCCCAGCAAATTCCTATTGGGGCTTTGGCTACTGCATTGGCAAATGCTTCTCCAGAGCAGCAGAGAACG ATGCTGGGTGAAAATCTCTACCCTCTGGTGGAACAGTTGGAGCCTGATAATGCTGCCAAGGTGACTGGAATGCTTCTGGAGATGGACCAGACTGAGGTTCTGCACTTGCTTGAGTCACCCGAAGCCCTGAAGGCAAAGGTGGCCGAGGCAATGGACGTCTTAAGGAATGTTGCACAGCAGCAGCAGACTGGCGGTGCTGCTGACCAGCTTGCTTCATTATCACTCAATGACAACCTTGTTTCTTAA